The Shewanella halotolerans region GACGGACCACGGCGCACAGGGCTTCCTGCATCAGGGCTCTGTCTTGCTCGCTCTCCATCGGCGCCTTTTGCAGACGATTCATCAGCTCCATCACAGAGGCGATGGCGGTGTTGAACATCTGACGACGCTCGATATCGTCACCCACCTTGGCGATAGTCTTGTGCAGCTCACGACGCAGCTCTTTTTGAGCGCTATCGAGTGAGGCAACATCCAGGGCAACGGTAGGGCCTTGTGACACATGGTCGTGGGCCAGTTTCCAAAGACGCTTGATGAAGCGGTGAGCCCCTTCGACGCTCGACTCTTGCCATTCCAGGGTCAGTTCTGGTGGCGAGGCGAACATCATGAACAGACGCACGGTATCGGCGCCGTACTTGTCCACCATCTCTTGCGGGTCGATACCATTGTTCTTCGACTTAGACATCTTGCTCATGCCGGTGTAAACCAGTTCATGACCTTGGCTGTCGACGGCCTTGACGATACGGCCCTTGTCGTCGGTTTCGGTAACCTTGGCATCGTTTGGCGATACCCAGACACGGGCACCTTTCTCATCTGTGTAGTAGAAGGCATCGGCCAGCACCATGCCCTGGGTTAGCAGACGCTTGGCTGGCTCATCGCTGTTAACCAGGCCGATGTCACGTAGCAGCTTGTGGAAGAAGCGGAAGTAGAGCAGGTGCATACAGGCGTGCTCGATACCACCGATATATTGATCCACCGGCAGCCAGTAGTTGGCCTTGGCTGGATCCAGCATCTGGTCGGCCTTAGGGCTACAGTAGCGGGCATAGTACCAAGAAGACTCCATGAAGGTGTCGAAGGTATCGGTTTCTCTGAAGGCTTCCTGACCGTTAACCTGAGTCTTGGCCCACTCTTTGTCGGCCTTGATTGGGCTCTGGATACCATCCATGACCACATCTTCAGGCAGGATCACCGGCAGCTGATCTTCAGGCGTTGGCATTACCGTACCGTCGGCCAGGGTGACCATAGGAATTGGCGCGCCCCAGTAACGCTGACGGGAGACACCCCAGTCACGCAGACGATAGTTTACCTGACGCTTACCTTTGCCTTCGCTGGTTAGCTTAGCGTCGATGGCATCGAACGCTGCCTGGAAGTCCAGGCCGTCCAGCTCTGGGAATGAGTCGCCAGAGTTAAACACTATGCCCTTTTCTGTGTAGGCTTCTTCGCTGATGTCCAGCTCGCCATCTGCAGGCTTGATCACCCCTTCGATTGGCAGGCCATACTTAGTGGCAAATTCGTAATCGCGCTGGTCGTGACCGGGTACCGACATCACGGCGCCCGTGCCATAGTTCATCAGCACGAAGTTGGCAGCCCAGATAGGTACTAGCTTGCCTGTCAGCGGGTGGATGGCCTTAAGGCCTGTGTCGACACCCTTCTTCTCCATGGCGGCCATGGCGGCTTCTGTGGTGTCGGCGTTCTTGCACTCTTCGATAAAGTCGGCCAGCACAGGGTTGTTTGCCGCTGCTTGCTCAGCTAACGGATGACCTGCGGCGATCGCCACATAGGTCACGCCCATAACAGTGTCTGGGCGAGTGGTGTAGATGTCGAAGCTCTGATCGCTACCCTCGACCTGGAAGGTCATCTCGATGCCTTCGCTGCGGCCGATCCAGTTGCGCTGCATCGTTTTGACCTGCTCTGGCCATTCGTCCAGCTGGTCGATGTCGTTCAGCAGTTCTTCGGCGTAATCGGTGATCTTGATGAACCACTGAGGGATCTCTTTTTGCACCACCTGGGTGTCACAGCGCCAGCAGCAGCCGTCTTGTACCTGCTCGTTGGCCAGTACGGTTTCATCGTTTGGACACCAGTTAACCGAGGCAGTCTTCTTGTAGACCAGGCCCTTCTCGTACAGCTTGGTGAAGAACCACTGCTCCCAGCGGTAGTATTCAGGTGTACAGGTGGCGATCTCACGGCTCCAGTCGTAGCCGAAACCCAGCATCTTCAGCTGGTTTTTCATGTAATCGATGTTTTCATAGGTCCAAGGGGCCGGCGCCGTCTTGTTGTTGATGGCGGCGTTCTCAGCAGGCAGACCGAAAGAGTCCCAACCTATGGGTTGTAATACGTTTTTTCCTTGCAGACGCTGGTAACGGGCAACGACATCGCCTATGGTGTAGTTGCGGACATGGCCCATATGCAGTCGGCCAGAAGGGTATGGAAACATAGAGAGACAGTAAAACTTCTCTTTGCTTTCGTCCTCGGTTACTTCAAATGTTTTAGTGTCTTGCCAGTGCTGCTGCACCTTAGCTTCAATCTCTGAAGGTAGATATTGCTCTTGCATTGATGATTCCCGGCCATGCCGCCTATTTATTTGATCTTGCGCATCTTGCGCGCGAGTTAGATCTGCATAGAATAAACTAGAAGTGAGTCATTAAAAAGGTTCGCATGAAGGAGTATTGAACATGAGTGAAAGAAGTACCGAGTTGCTAGCGCTTTACCAGGCCCTATTCGAGCAGGTGAAATCGGATTTCTCTGAAGATAACTCAATGACTGCAAAGGAATTATATAAGACTGTCACGGCGAGTAAGGAGTTCTTGCTGCTTAAGGAGCAGGCCAAGGAGGAGGAGCTTGCCCTGGTAGAAGAATTTTTAAAGCGTGATATCGGCAGCTACCTGGCCGAAAAGAACGCCACGGATCTTAGCCACAGCCCCACAGTCATCGCCGCCGAGAATACCCTGTGGCATTGGCTGAGTGAGATTACCGACAGGAGTCAGGTGGAGTGGCATGAGGTGACCCAAGACTTCAAACATCACGGCTATTATCAGAGCGGTGAGATAGTGGGTCAGGGAGTGATGGTCTGCACCGGTTGCGGCCATGAGATGCGCATCGAATTCCCCGGGGTCATCCCCGACTGCCCCGAGTGCGATGGCGATCAGTTTACCCGAGAGGCGCTGGCGCCTTAATCTCCTGAGCGCTTGATGACTGAGTGCCTGATGTTTTCAGGGGCTCATTCCCTGAGCGCCCGACGCATAAGCATCTAACCACAGTCGTGAGTCTGACCGGCTCATAAAAAATCCCCGCCAATGCGGGGATTTTTGTATCTGCTCGAAATTTGTTGGTGTGCTAATTCTAAAGTTAGAGATAGAGTTAGAGCTAGAGCCTGAGTCTGCGAATCACCGCGCCGATTAATAGGATGGTGCACAGCAGCAGGAGTGGCGTCTGGCCCCAGCGGGCGAAGCCTGTACTGCCGGACACCAGCGGCACCTCGGCCTTGAGCACTCCGGTTTCAAATTGCGGCAGGCTATGGGTGATCTTGCCCTGTGGGTCGACCACGGCGGTGACGCCATTGTTGGTGGCTCTTAGTAGCGGCATGCCCAGCTCGATGGCGCGCATCTGGGCGATCTCCATGTGCTGCAACGGCCCGTTTGAGCGGCCGAACCAGGCATCGTTAGAGACGGTGAGCAGCAGCTCAGTACCGGCATTCACGTTAGCCCTGAGCTGCTCCGGGAAGGCGATTTCATAACAGATGGCCGGCGCCAGCTGATGCCCCACGGCGTCCAGGTTAGGCTGCTGGAAGTCGCCTCTGGCGAAAGAGGACATGGGCAGGTTAAAGAAGGGGGCCAGGGGCCTGAGCAGATCTTCCAGCGGCACAAACTCGCCGATGGGCAGCAGGTGGTGCTTACGAAACTCGTTGCTGCCATCGCCGCGATAATCGGCACTTTCTTGTTGTAGCTGCTGGTGGTTACCCAGGACGATCAGCGAGTTATAAAAGCGATTCTGCTGCTTGCTGATGATGCCCGTGATGATGGCGCTGTTATTCAGATTGGCGACCTTGTTGGCGTTGTCGAGAAACTCTTCCACCATATACTCGGGGGCAGGGATCGCCGCCTCAGGCCAGATAAACAGATCTGTGTCGGCCAGCGACGGCCTTGAGAGATCCATATATTTCAGCATGGTGGGCCAGAGCGCCTCGGGCTGCCATTTCATGCTCTGGGCGATGTTGCCCTGCACCAGCGCCACCTTGACCGATTTGCCTGTCGGGGTAATGGGCGATAGTTGCGAGCTGACAAATGCCCCCAGGCCGGCAAGGGCGGTGATAATCAGCAGCGGTGCTACTCGCAAGCTAAATGAGCGCGGCCCATTTGAGCTCACCCCATTTGAGCCTTGCCCATCAGCGCGATAGGTGAAGGCGAGAGCTAAGGCGCCGGCGATCATGGCTAATACCAGGCTGAGACCCAGGGCGCCTATGTTGCTGGCAAGGGGCGCCAGCGGCCCATTGGTTTGGCTATAGCCGGCCCAGAGCCAGGGGAAGCCGGTCAGCACCCAGCCTCTGGCCCACTCGGTCAGCACCCAAGCGGCAGGGAAGACGGCGAGAAAGCGCAGCCTTAGCGAGTTTGGTACCAACTTAACGCTGAGGTAGGCCGCCAGTGCCGGGTAGAGCGCTAGGTAGAGGGCCAGGATGGCCATCAGGCCCAGTGAGGCGATAAGCGGCAGGCCACCGTAGGTGTCTATGCTGACATGCACCCAGCTGATCCCCACAGAGAAACAGCCAAAGCCAAAGCTCAGCCAGTAGATAAATGTCTGCTTCGGGGGAAGCATACGGCTGTGCCCAAGGGCGAATGCCATGGCCAGGGGATAGATGAGCCAAAGTGAATAGGGGGCGAAGGCCAGAGAGGTACTGGCACCCGCCAGATAGGCGAGTACCAGCCGTATTACAGGATGATGGGCAATTGCCCTAAGTCGTAGCAGCATTATAGCCTCATCAAGGGACTGAAAAGTTAAGCGTTTTCTTCTTCAGTCTGGGGATCGGGAAGTTTCACCCTGAGCTGAACCAGCCTGCGGGTGTCGGCGCTAATCACCTTAAATTCAATCTCATCTATGGTGATCTTCTCGTTGCGCTCGGGCAGGTGGCCGAAGGCGTGGGAGACCAGGCCACCGACGGTATCGAACTCTTCGTCACTAAACTGGGTGCCGAAGGTCTCGTTGAAGTCGTCGATAGGGGTCAGTGCCTTGACCATGTAGATCTGTTTGCCCACCTTGCGGATCTCTGTCTCTTCGGCGGAGTCGTGATCGAACTCATCTTCGATCTCGCCGACAATCTCTTCGAGAATATCCTCGATGGTGACCAGACCGGAAACGCCACCATATTCATCGACGACGATCGCCATATGGTAACGTTGGGAACGGAATTCCTTCAGGAGCACGTCGACACGTTTGCTCTCTGGCACCACGACGGCCGGACGGATCACCTGCTCGAGGGAAAAGGGCTCGTCGTTATTTTTAAAGCCATACTGCAACAGGTCTTTAGCCAGCAGTATGCCTTCGATATGATCTTTATCTTCGTTGACCACGGGGAAGCGGGAATGGGCCGAGCCGATTACGGTCGATAGCAGCTCCTCTACCGTGTTGTCTATTTTTAGCGCCACAATTTGTGCCCGTGGGATCATGATGTCACGCACGCGCAGATCGGAGACTTCTAAAACACCTTTAATCATTTCGCGCGTGTCTTCGCTGATCACTTCTCTCTGTTCAGCGTCGTGGATCACCTCCACTAACTCGTCGCGACTCTGTGGTTCGCCCTGGAATAACTGACTTACTTTTTCAAACCAGCCCTTCTTGTGGGCGTTGCTACTCGGTGGGTTATCGTCACTCATAGTAATTTCCTGACCAGAATTGGCCGGCTATTGCTCCTTGTAAGGATTGGGAAATCCCAAACTTTCAATAAGTTGAGTCTCTAAAGACTCCATCTCTTCTGCTTCGCTATCGATAATATGATCATACCCTAGCAGATGCAGACAACCATGTACAACCATGTGGGCCCAGTGGGCTGTAAGGCTTTTTCCTTGGATCTCAGCCTCCTGCTCGACCACAGGCACACAGATCACTAAGTCGCCCAGCAGGGGCAGTTCAACCTCAGGCGGCGACTCGAACGGGAATGATAGCACATTTGTCGGCTTGTCTTTGCCTCTATAGGTATGATTTAACTGCTGACTTTCAGCCTCATCCACCAGGCGTATGGTCATCTCGGCCTCGGGCATGGCGTTGCCTAGAGCCAGACGTACCCAAGACTCGAACTGCTCCTGGGTCGGCAGCTGGTCGGCCTGGGTCGCAACCTGCAGATCCAGGTGCAGTGCAATTGGGCTATCAGGCATCATGGTGCTTAGGCTCCTCTGCCTTAAACTGGCTCTCGCGCTTGGCCTTTTCGCTGGCTACCTTCTGATCGTGCGCCTCATAGGCCTCGACGATACGGGCAACCACGGGGTGGCGTACCACATCCTTGGCCTGGAAGAAGTTAAAGCTGACCTCGTCGACTTCGCTAAGCACTTCGATGGCATGGCGCAGACCAGACTTTTGATGCTTGGGCAGATCGATCTGAGTGATGTCGCCGGTGATCACCGCGCGGGAGTTGAAACCGATACGGGTGAGGAACATCTTCATCTGCTCCACAGTAGTGTTCTGGCTCTCATCCAGGATGATAAAGGCATCGTTCAGGGTGCGGCCACGCATGTAGGCCAGAGGCGCGACTTCGATGACGCTGCGCTCGATCAGGCGCTCGACCTTCTCGAAACCCATCATCTCAAACAGGGCGTCATACAGAGGGCGTAGGTAAGGGTCGACCTTCTGGCTGAGATCGCCAGGCAGGAAGCCGAGCTTCTCGCCGGCCTCGACCGCTGGGCGGGTCAGCAGTATGCGTCTCACTTCCTGACGCTCAAGAGCATCGACCGCCGCGGCGACCGCTAGGTAGGTCTTACCCGTACCGGCCGGGCCGATACCGAAGGTGATGTCGTGGCGCACTATGTTGGCCACATAATCGCTCTGGTTGGGATTGCGGGGCTTGACCACGCCGCGCTTGGTCTTGATATAGAGCTCTTTGTCGTCTCGGGGCGCCTCAGCCTCCAGGGCGATCGCCTCTTGTATCGCCATGTGCACCTTATCGGGCTCCAGGTCTGGCGTGCTGCCGCGTACCGGCTGCGTCTCGATATAGAGTTCTTTGAGCAGATTATTGACCGTCAGGCAGTTGTGGGCCTGACCAACAATTTGAAAATGGTTGTTGCGATAATTGATCTCGACGCCGATGCGACGCTCGAGTTGTTTGATGTTGTCATCAAAGGGGCCGCAGAGCGACGCTAGCCTACGGGTATCAGACGGCTCGAGATACAGATTGAGCGTGGTGAGTTTGTTTGACAAAAATAGCTCCAGTTGCGTTTGTCGTGAATGCGTGTGCCGTCGGGTGTCATGCCCGACAGACTATAGTGACAGTTTACGAGGCATTAAGTTTAATTGCTAATGCTATTTGATTGCACCATTTGATTGAAAATTCGCCGCCCCTAAAAGATTTATGGATTCAAGGCGCAGTAAAGATGCGCGATAGAAATGTGCAATAAAAAAGCGACCCTGGGGTCGCTTTCAATTCGCATTTTAGATATGCCTAAGGGATAAA contains the following coding sequences:
- the lnt gene encoding apolipoprotein N-acyltransferase, with the protein product MLLRLRAIAHHPVIRLVLAYLAGASTSLAFAPYSLWLIYPLAMAFALGHSRMLPPKQTFIYWLSFGFGCFSVGISWVHVSIDTYGGLPLIASLGLMAILALYLALYPALAAYLSVKLVPNSLRLRFLAVFPAAWVLTEWARGWVLTGFPWLWAGYSQTNGPLAPLASNIGALGLSLVLAMIAGALALAFTYRADGQGSNGVSSNGPRSFSLRVAPLLIITALAGLGAFVSSQLSPITPTGKSVKVALVQGNIAQSMKWQPEALWPTMLKYMDLSRPSLADTDLFIWPEAAIPAPEYMVEEFLDNANKVANLNNSAIITGIISKQQNRFYNSLIVLGNHQQLQQESADYRGDGSNEFRKHHLLPIGEFVPLEDLLRPLAPFFNLPMSSFARGDFQQPNLDAVGHQLAPAICYEIAFPEQLRANVNAGTELLLTVSNDAWFGRSNGPLQHMEIAQMRAIELGMPLLRATNNGVTAVVDPQGKITHSLPQFETGVLKAEVPLVSGSTGFARWGQTPLLLLCTILLIGAVIRRLRL
- the leuS gene encoding leucine--tRNA ligase, translating into MQEQYLPSEIEAKVQQHWQDTKTFEVTEDESKEKFYCLSMFPYPSGRLHMGHVRNYTIGDVVARYQRLQGKNVLQPIGWDSFGLPAENAAINNKTAPAPWTYENIDYMKNQLKMLGFGYDWSREIATCTPEYYRWEQWFFTKLYEKGLVYKKTASVNWCPNDETVLANEQVQDGCCWRCDTQVVQKEIPQWFIKITDYAEELLNDIDQLDEWPEQVKTMQRNWIGRSEGIEMTFQVEGSDQSFDIYTTRPDTVMGVTYVAIAAGHPLAEQAAANNPVLADFIEECKNADTTEAAMAAMEKKGVDTGLKAIHPLTGKLVPIWAANFVLMNYGTGAVMSVPGHDQRDYEFATKYGLPIEGVIKPADGELDISEEAYTEKGIVFNSGDSFPELDGLDFQAAFDAIDAKLTSEGKGKRQVNYRLRDWGVSRQRYWGAPIPMVTLADGTVMPTPEDQLPVILPEDVVMDGIQSPIKADKEWAKTQVNGQEAFRETDTFDTFMESSWYYARYCSPKADQMLDPAKANYWLPVDQYIGGIEHACMHLLYFRFFHKLLRDIGLVNSDEPAKRLLTQGMVLADAFYYTDEKGARVWVSPNDAKVTETDDKGRIVKAVDSQGHELVYTGMSKMSKSKNNGIDPQEMVDKYGADTVRLFMMFASPPELTLEWQESSVEGAHRFIKRLWKLAHDHVSQGPTVALDVASLDSAQKELRRELHKTIAKVGDDIERRQMFNTAIASVMELMNRLQKAPMESEQDRALMQEALCAVVRLLYPIIPHTSFELWQALGHEETIENVLWPVVDESALVEDSKLIIVQVNGKLRAKVTVAADADKDTVEAAGMAEEGVIKHTEGKTVRKVIYVPGKLLNIVAN
- the corC gene encoding CNNM family magnesium/cobalt transport protein CorC (CorC(YbeX) belongs to the Cyclin M Mg2+ Exporter (CNNM) family, and was characterized as belonging to a set of three proteins, at least one of which must be present for CorA to function.); this encodes MSDDNPPSSNAHKKGWFEKVSQLFQGEPQSRDELVEVIHDAEQREVISEDTREMIKGVLEVSDLRVRDIMIPRAQIVALKIDNTVEELLSTVIGSAHSRFPVVNEDKDHIEGILLAKDLLQYGFKNNDEPFSLEQVIRPAVVVPESKRVDVLLKEFRSQRYHMAIVVDEYGGVSGLVTIEDILEEIVGEIEDEFDHDSAEETEIRKVGKQIYMVKALTPIDDFNETFGTQFSDEEFDTVGGLVSHAFGHLPERNEKITIDEIEFKVISADTRRLVQLRVKLPDPQTEEENA
- a CDS encoding zinc ribbon-containing protein, which encodes MSERSTELLALYQALFEQVKSDFSEDNSMTAKELYKTVTASKEFLLLKEQAKEEELALVEEFLKRDIGSYLAEKNATDLSHSPTVIAAENTLWHWLSEITDRSQVEWHEVTQDFKHHGYYQSGEIVGQGVMVCTGCGHEMRIEFPGVIPDCPECDGDQFTREALAP
- a CDS encoding PhoH family protein encodes the protein MSNKLTTLNLYLEPSDTRRLASLCGPFDDNIKQLERRIGVEINYRNNHFQIVGQAHNCLTVNNLLKELYIETQPVRGSTPDLEPDKVHMAIQEAIALEAEAPRDDKELYIKTKRGVVKPRNPNQSDYVANIVRHDITFGIGPAGTGKTYLAVAAAVDALERQEVRRILLTRPAVEAGEKLGFLPGDLSQKVDPYLRPLYDALFEMMGFEKVERLIERSVIEVAPLAYMRGRTLNDAFIILDESQNTTVEQMKMFLTRIGFNSRAVITGDITQIDLPKHQKSGLRHAIEVLSEVDEVSFNFFQAKDVVRHPVVARIVEAYEAHDQKVASEKAKRESQFKAEEPKHHDA
- the ybeY gene encoding rRNA maturation RNase YbeY; its protein translation is MPDSPIALHLDLQVATQADQLPTQEQFESWVRLALGNAMPEAEMTIRLVDEAESQQLNHTYRGKDKPTNVLSFPFESPPEVELPLLGDLVICVPVVEQEAEIQGKSLTAHWAHMVVHGCLHLLGYDHIIDSEAEEMESLETQLIESLGFPNPYKEQ